From a region of the Thermomicrobium roseum DSM 5159 genome:
- a CDS encoding NAD(P)/FAD-dependent oxidoreductase, translated as MSHTVLIIGAGPGGVAAARAVRQYLEAEDRVIVIDRQDEQRLGVTLLSIMRGWHEPEDVTIKPSRVLAGVAEFVPAEATRIDPVNRRVETTTGTLEYDALIVATGAELVPETVPGLVTALENGSAGHCWSLPAALHLRERLRCLAGGRVLIVVTRLPYKCPPAPYEAALLVRDLAVERGIGNSVEVTVVTPEQSPLAVAGPEIGRELVALLNQQGITVLTGEQLVAVDGRHREAQFASGRRELFDLLIAVPPHRAPTFVQEAGLAEVDWVPADLRSMRTRFEGIWAIGDVAAVRIRDTLLVPKAAVFAQQQAEVAARDLARWLGRTAPEPELQAYGRCWFLAGRGVAGAIEGDFLAEPRPKVTFQSPSTDGFALMQQELAAWLAQDPARRH; from the coding sequence ATGAGCCATACGGTGCTGATCATCGGTGCTGGTCCTGGCGGCGTCGCTGCCGCTCGTGCCGTTCGGCAGTATTTGGAAGCCGAGGATCGCGTGATCGTCATCGACCGACAGGACGAGCAACGGCTCGGGGTGACGTTGCTGTCCATCATGCGCGGCTGGCATGAACCAGAAGACGTGACCATTAAACCCTCGCGCGTCCTCGCCGGCGTCGCCGAGTTCGTGCCTGCTGAGGCGACGCGTATCGATCCGGTGAACCGACGCGTGGAGACGACCACCGGAACACTCGAGTACGATGCCTTGATCGTGGCGACCGGCGCTGAGCTCGTCCCGGAAACGGTACCGGGTCTGGTTACGGCGCTGGAGAATGGGTCAGCCGGACACTGCTGGTCGCTACCCGCGGCACTCCACCTCCGCGAGCGCTTGCGCTGCCTCGCGGGAGGTCGCGTTCTGATCGTGGTGACGAGGCTTCCCTACAAGTGTCCACCAGCTCCCTACGAAGCTGCTCTTCTCGTTCGCGACCTCGCTGTGGAGCGCGGGATCGGTAACTCGGTCGAGGTGACGGTGGTCACACCGGAGCAGTCGCCGCTCGCGGTGGCTGGTCCAGAGATCGGGCGAGAACTCGTCGCTCTCCTGAACCAGCAGGGAATCACCGTGCTCACCGGTGAACAGCTGGTTGCCGTGGATGGTCGGCACCGCGAAGCCCAGTTCGCCTCTGGCCGGCGCGAACTCTTCGATCTCCTCATCGCTGTCCCGCCCCATCGGGCTCCGACTTTTGTGCAGGAAGCCGGCCTCGCTGAGGTTGACTGGGTACCTGCCGACTTGCGGAGCATGCGCACCCGGTTCGAAGGAATCTGGGCCATCGGCGATGTTGCGGCAGTGCGGATTCGGGACACGCTCCTGGTTCCCAAGGCGGCGGTTTTCGCCCAGCAGCAAGCGGAAGTGGCTGCACGCGATCTAGCGCGGTGGCTCGGTCGAACAGCACCCGAACCGGAGCTCCAGGCCTATGGGCGCTGTTGGTTCCTGGCTGGACGCGGCGTGGCGGGTGCGATCGAGGGCGATTTTCTCGCCGAGCCCCGGCCCAAAGTCACCTTCCAGTCACCGAGTACCGATGGCTTTGCCCTGATGCAACAGGAACTCGCCGCCTGGCTCGCCCAAGATCCGGCACGGCGCCATTGA
- the hemC gene encoding hydroxymethylbilane synthase yields MAARIRIGSRGSTLALAQTEEVVERLRRLVPECSVTVVPIVTTGDRDRATSLTVLGGSGVFAKELHEALLAGTIDLAVHSAKDLPTQLPPGLVLVAVLAREDARDVLVTSPPRKLGELPAGARVGTSSRRRQALLQRARPDLIVVDIRGNVDTRLRKLREGIVDALVLGAAGLRRLSQADLVAEYLDPDEFVPAPGQGALAVVARESDGRLELLSRLDEPLVHEAVAVERAFLAAFGSGCSVPLGAYATIAGNRLRFRIAVLLPDGRFISQCLDWPREEAIERARELGLTLATREKPHVSQRTTDPLRGRRVLLVRPAGQETFLVERLRALGAEAVIHPLIRILPPEDWGPLDAALADLARFDWVVFTSANGVRATLERLRLLGGGSELLREKRLAAIGPATARALREYELEPDIVPDKFIAEAVAAQLIARGVAGARVLVARAAEAREILPRRLEEAGATVVVVPAYRTELLPLDEAIQAALEAGTIDWIFLTASSTARALAAALGDIKRLSDRIRIAAIGPVTAGTARELGLRVDVVADTYTAEGLIEAVVRAERSRG; encoded by the coding sequence ATGGCAGCGCGGATTCGGATCGGATCGCGGGGGAGCACGCTGGCCCTCGCCCAGACCGAGGAGGTCGTCGAGCGGCTCCGTCGCCTCGTTCCGGAGTGTTCAGTGACGGTCGTCCCCATCGTGACGACGGGTGATCGCGATCGAGCAACCTCGCTCACTGTTCTCGGCGGAAGCGGCGTGTTCGCGAAGGAACTGCACGAAGCGCTCCTTGCGGGCACGATCGATCTCGCCGTTCACAGTGCCAAAGACCTCCCCACTCAGCTTCCTCCTGGCCTGGTTCTCGTCGCGGTTTTGGCTCGAGAGGATGCTCGCGATGTGCTGGTTACCTCGCCACCACGGAAGCTCGGGGAGTTGCCGGCGGGGGCGCGAGTAGGCACGAGTTCGCGGCGACGGCAAGCACTGCTCCAACGAGCACGGCCTGATCTCATCGTCGTCGATATTCGGGGCAATGTGGACACTCGCTTACGCAAACTGCGTGAAGGGATTGTCGATGCCCTGGTGCTCGGAGCTGCCGGTCTGCGAAGACTCTCGCAGGCTGATCTCGTGGCCGAGTATCTGGATCCGGACGAGTTCGTTCCAGCACCGGGGCAGGGAGCTTTGGCAGTCGTCGCGCGTGAAAGCGATGGGCGACTCGAGCTTCTCAGCCGACTCGACGAGCCGTTGGTCCACGAAGCGGTTGCGGTCGAACGAGCGTTCCTCGCAGCCTTCGGATCCGGCTGTTCCGTGCCGCTCGGTGCCTACGCGACAATCGCAGGGAATCGATTGCGTTTTCGCATCGCTGTCCTTCTCCCCGATGGTCGTTTCATCAGTCAGTGCCTGGATTGGCCTCGCGAGGAAGCGATCGAGCGTGCGCGGGAACTCGGGCTCACCCTGGCCACTCGGGAAAAGCCCCATGTTTCCCAGCGAACAACCGATCCTCTCCGGGGCCGCCGCGTTCTTTTGGTACGCCCGGCTGGGCAAGAAACGTTTCTCGTCGAGCGACTTCGTGCTCTCGGGGCTGAGGCAGTCATCCATCCGCTCATCCGCATCCTGCCGCCTGAGGATTGGGGCCCTTTGGACGCTGCGCTGGCAGATCTGGCGCGTTTCGATTGGGTCGTCTTCACCAGCGCGAACGGGGTACGAGCGACGCTCGAGCGGTTGCGGCTTCTCGGCGGTGGATCGGAGCTGCTTCGCGAGAAACGACTCGCCGCCATCGGTCCGGCGACTGCTCGTGCGTTGCGCGAATACGAGCTGGAGCCAGACATCGTCCCTGACAAATTCATCGCCGAGGCAGTTGCTGCACAGCTGATCGCGCGCGGCGTGGCAGGGGCGCGCGTTCTGGTCGCGCGTGCGGCAGAAGCACGCGAGATCCTGCCACGGCGGCTCGAAGAAGCCGGGGCCACGGTCGTCGTTGTTCCGGCCTATCGGACGGAGCTGCTTCCACTCGACGAGGCGATACAGGCGGCTCTCGAGGCAGGGACCATCGACTGGATCTTCTTGACTGCGAGTTCAACCGCGCGTGCGCTGGCTGCCGCACTCGGTGACATCAAACGATTGTCCGATCGCATTCGTATCGCCGCGATCGGTCCGGTCACGGCCGGGACCGCTCGAGAGCTCGGATTACGCGTCGATGTCGTTGCCGATACCTACACGGCTGAGGGGTTGATCGAAGCGGTGGTGCGAGCGGAAAGGAGCAGGGGGTGA